In bacterium, a single window of DNA contains:
- a CDS encoding LptE family protein, protein MRGIALGFLLLAGCCGYSTHSLLPSHLKTVAVPPATNTTTQPGLDQAVTDSLTAAFTTDRALHVTNTEAADLVVNVTVSNYARNASSYTGDQAVSAYQLSLGAQVVARDQTRDEDFYSGNVSVQVTYDPNTKTEEQAAAEAVKKLASEIVRQVEIAW, encoded by the coding sequence GTGCGCGGAATAGCACTTGGTTTTCTTTTGCTCGCCGGCTGCTGCGGCTACTCGACCCATTCTCTGCTGCCGTCGCATCTGAAGACGGTGGCAGTGCCGCCGGCGACGAATACCACAACGCAACCCGGCCTGGATCAGGCGGTTACCGACTCACTAACGGCGGCGTTCACGACGGACCGTGCGCTGCATGTGACCAACACCGAGGCCGCCGACCTGGTTGTCAATGTGACCGTGTCGAACTACGCCCGCAATGCGTCGTCCTACACCGGTGACCAGGCCGTATCCGCATATCAACTCAGCCTGGGTGCGCAGGTCGTAGCGCGTGACCAAACCCGGGATGAAGATTTCTACTCTGGCAACGTCTCGGTTCAGGTGACCTACGACCCGAACACCAAGACCGAGGAACAGGCAGCGGCCGAGGCAGTCAAGAAGCTGGCTTCTGAAATCGTCCGTCAGGTTGAGATCGCGTGGTAG
- a CDS encoding T9SS type A sorting domain-containing protein gives MGYLSVLSIWLSLCGASSVAPQECPPSPARIGSQSAYSLCWYTITPFGVLCDTAGPYVLSGCVSQSPISSDVLVDADSFCIIGGFWSSEFDARFAQEDRGKVLVSSLGPIVFKLHRNTPNPFRAATRIAYDLPSRTAVSLNIYDIDGRQVRQLADGVQNTGRYKLRWDRRDKLGRTCPAGVYFCSLKTEDNAAVEKMVIAE, from the coding sequence ATGGGCTACCTATCTGTCCTTTCCATCTGGCTGTCTTTGTGCGGCGCTAGTTCGGTTGCTCCGCAGGAATGTCCTCCGTCACCAGCCCGCATAGGTTCTCAGTCAGCGTACAGCCTCTGCTGGTACACAATAACACCGTTCGGCGTCCTGTGCGACACGGCCGGGCCGTATGTTCTGTCGGGCTGCGTTTCTCAGTCTCCGATATCCTCGGACGTATTAGTCGACGCGGACTCGTTCTGCATTATTGGTGGTTTCTGGAGTTCGGAATTCGACGCCAGGTTTGCACAGGAGGACAGGGGGAAGGTGCTTGTTTCCTCCTTGGGCCCCATAGTATTCAAACTCCACCGCAATACCCCGAATCCATTCCGGGCAGCCACGCGGATTGCCTATGACCTGCCTTCTAGAACCGCGGTTTCTCTCAACATCTATGACATTGATGGCAGGCAGGTCAGGCAGCTTGCGGACGGGGTTCAGAACACGGGTCGCTACAAGTTGCGGTGGGACCGCAGGGACAAGTTGGGCCGAACGTGCCCTGCCGGCGTCTACTTCTGTTCCTTGAAGACAGAGGACAATGCCGCGGTTGAGAAGATGGTCATCGCCGAATGA
- a CDS encoding acyl-CoA dehydrogenase family protein produces MDFTFGEDADMVRQTAHEFVRRDLLPQEPKFLNAKDPAERAAIVETATGSLKEMGLYSAGVPEAFGGGGLGVVETCLIADELGQTIIPVEWGELTPILCECSDAQKPNYLAPVVEGSKTYTVAFDEPVPFSDPSKMATTATQSESGWTMNGAKVLAKSKADFHLVFASATGPIGPIGPICLILDPGATGTTLSGNLLTLTNCAVPADHVLGTPGKALSLGRKWFPLTRIIRAAAILGTCDRLLEVSAQYAHDWTSMGTHISERKTIQQALGDMAGDIEALRWLVYHTAWLTAEGKKIEYDSMLVKLQAHKVLTETVNRSVRIHGGTIPPILEWLRKNAASSDADDSLRFAVARETISRLQP; encoded by the coding sequence ATGGACTTCACCTTCGGCGAAGATGCAGACATGGTCCGCCAGACCGCGCACGAGTTCGTGAGGCGCGACCTGCTCCCGCAGGAACCCAAGTTCCTCAATGCCAAAGACCCGGCCGAGCGTGCGGCCATCGTCGAGACGGCAACTGGGAGCCTCAAAGAGATGGGACTCTATAGCGCGGGTGTACCCGAGGCGTTTGGTGGCGGCGGGCTCGGAGTGGTTGAGACCTGCCTGATTGCCGACGAACTCGGCCAGACCATCATTCCGGTCGAGTGGGGCGAGCTCACGCCAATCCTGTGTGAGTGTTCAGACGCACAGAAGCCGAACTACCTCGCGCCGGTGGTTGAGGGCTCCAAGACGTATACGGTGGCCTTTGATGAGCCGGTGCCCTTCAGCGACCCCAGCAAGATGGCCACGACCGCGACCCAGTCCGAGTCCGGGTGGACCATGAACGGCGCAAAGGTCCTGGCGAAGTCCAAGGCGGACTTCCACCTGGTCTTCGCTTCCGCGACGGGACCGATCGGTCCTATCGGTCCGATCTGTCTGATTCTTGACCCCGGCGCGACGGGAACTACGCTCTCCGGCAACCTGCTCACCCTCACCAACTGTGCCGTGCCTGCTGACCACGTTCTCGGCACTCCGGGCAAGGCCCTCAGCCTTGGCCGCAAATGGTTCCCGCTCACCCGGATCATCCGCGCCGCGGCGATACTCGGCACGTGCGACCGACTGCTCGAAGTGAGCGCCCAGTACGCCCACGATTGGACTTCGATGGGAACGCACATCTCCGAGCGCAAGACAATCCAGCAGGCGCTCGGCGACATGGCCGGCGATATCGAAGCCCTGCGATGGCTGGTCTATCACACTGCGTGGCTGACAGCCGAAGGCAAGAAGATCGAATACGACTCGATGCTGGTGAAGCTCCAGGCCCACAAAGTCCTGACCGAAACGGTCAACCGCTCGGTGCGTATCCACGGCGGCACCATCCCGCCCATCCTCGAATGGTTGCGGAAGAACGCGGCATCATCCGACGCCGACGACAGCCTCCGCTTCGCCGTCGCCCGCGAAACCATCTCCCGCCTCCAGCCGTAG
- the rlmD gene encoding 23S rRNA (uracil(1939)-C(5))-methyltransferase RlmD, producing the protein MVVELLVDKLVQGGDGLATHDGMKVFVPLSAPQERVRARIVIQKRDYAVAEIDEILEPSPLRVSAACPHYGICGGCQLQHINYDGQLVVKRLYVNEALQRIGKVFVPVRHVTTESKPWRYRNKIQYPAGTAGNGLAIGFYRRGTHNLLDVPACLLHPEEFDLLREAIRDILSTAGETGYDESRHDGNVRHVVLREGTRDGGLLAVIVTRTPQFDKRSAELIAEQPGVIGVAHCVVPSRTNRIMGPQVKVLAGRGHVYQTVLGKTFRVAAPSFFQVNVPQAEELCRKILKHVAPLGDEVLLDLYSGVGMISLLMAPFVQQVTAVESDATAVEDARVNAQEQDVRNVEFICDDVNRAVNRVASADIVILDPPRKGCPADTLRRIATLRPRRIIYVSCNPATLARDLATLEQSGYVTHEVEPVDMFPQTFHVEVIARLGPLGSAAE; encoded by the coding sequence GTGGTAGTTGAGCTTCTGGTAGACAAGCTCGTCCAGGGCGGCGACGGCCTGGCCACGCACGACGGCATGAAGGTATTCGTGCCGCTTTCGGCCCCGCAGGAACGCGTGCGAGCGCGCATCGTCATCCAGAAGCGCGACTACGCCGTGGCCGAAATCGACGAAATCCTCGAACCCTCCCCGCTGCGCGTCTCGGCGGCCTGTCCACACTACGGCATCTGCGGCGGTTGCCAGCTTCAGCACATAAACTACGATGGGCAGCTTGTAGTCAAGAGGCTGTATGTCAACGAGGCGCTCCAGCGTATCGGTAAGGTGTTTGTGCCGGTCCGCCACGTGACTACCGAGTCCAAACCATGGCGCTACCGCAACAAGATCCAGTACCCGGCCGGCACGGCCGGCAACGGCCTGGCCATCGGATTCTACCGGCGCGGTACCCACAACCTACTGGACGTCCCCGCATGTCTGCTGCACCCGGAGGAGTTCGACCTGCTCCGCGAGGCGATTCGTGACATCCTCTCCACGGCCGGAGAGACCGGATACGATGAATCTCGCCACGACGGCAACGTCCGCCACGTCGTGCTGCGCGAGGGGACGCGGGACGGCGGACTATTGGCGGTCATCGTTACCCGTACGCCCCAGTTCGACAAGCGCTCAGCCGAGCTGATAGCCGAACAACCCGGGGTCATCGGTGTGGCGCATTGCGTCGTCCCGTCGCGCACGAACCGCATAATGGGACCTCAAGTCAAAGTGCTCGCCGGCCGCGGGCACGTCTATCAAACGGTGCTCGGCAAAACATTCCGGGTGGCGGCTCCGTCGTTCTTTCAGGTAAACGTCCCGCAGGCCGAGGAACTGTGCCGCAAGATACTAAAGCACGTCGCTCCCCTGGGCGATGAGGTGCTGCTCGACCTGTACAGCGGCGTCGGCATGATATCATTGCTCATGGCGCCTTTCGTTCAGCAAGTCACTGCCGTGGAATCGGATGCCACTGCCGTCGAGGATGCCAGGGTGAACGCGCAGGAACAGGACGTGCGCAACGTGGAGTTCATCTGCGATGACGTGAACCGGGCGGTAAACCGCGTCGCATCCGCCGACATCGTTATCCTCGACCCGCCGCGTAAGGGCTGTCCGGCCGACACTCTGCGCCGAATCGCCACGCTGCGGCCCAGACGCATCATCTACGTTTCCTGCAACCCTGCCACGCTGGCTCGCGACCTTGCCACGCTCGAACAGTCCGGGTACGTCACCCATGAAGTCGAACCGGTCGACATGTTCCCGCAGACTTTTCACGTCGAGGTGATTGCGCGACTCGGTCCGCTCGGGTCAGCCGCCGAGTGA
- a CDS encoding amidohydrolase, with translation MKLTGLTITDAQAAPRPATVAFDTRIRDISNRQSPIANRQSPTGVILPGLIDSHTHPMEAGLQKVFADLSGADSVEDVQARLRDRRNAALEHGMMLGFGLEPDRLCEHRYPDRGELDGVISEFPVFVYRVDGHSAVTNTAGLQLLRDKEPGTRVQGSGPRPQNPDPHLQGMETDCNGRPTGVLRGDAYEKASRVFKHRLSPVTVCEALRLAGLEAAAAGVTTVGALVGVDDTTDDEWRVLLDGLAASAVNAVPYLQTWDLEVPRRFGLRQAGGCLLIDGSFGSRTAALGQDYSDAPGNNGASYVTDEKLLSFLRGAADAGLQTAVHAIGDRAVEQVVRSHERLAEGRGTKDDGRMTYSNPFRHRLEHAELLNDSLISRIAELKLVLGVQPAFEREWGGPQRMYSQRLGERWRSTNPYRSLLESGVRLAGGSDYPITPIAPVAGIRATLERPNPSEIVKGEEALAMFTSAAAFALNRERSCGSIEPGKDADITVLTSDPRMTADCRLVATFRAGVCTYKNESLADYLKLED, from the coding sequence GTGAAGCTAACCGGCCTGACAATAACAGATGCCCAGGCCGCGCCGAGGCCGGCGACGGTCGCATTCGATACGAGAATCAGGGACATCAGCAATCGCCAATCGCCAATCGCCAATCGCCAATCGCCAACCGGCGTCATCCTGCCCGGCCTGATTGACTCACACACGCATCCAATGGAAGCCGGCCTTCAGAAGGTATTCGCCGATCTCAGCGGGGCGGACTCGGTCGAAGACGTACAAGCGCGCCTGCGCGACCGGCGCAATGCGGCTCTCGAACACGGCATGATGCTGGGGTTTGGCCTCGAACCCGACCGGCTGTGCGAGCACCGCTACCCGGACCGGGGCGAACTGGACGGGGTGATCTCCGAATTCCCGGTGTTCGTCTACCGTGTCGATGGCCACTCGGCCGTCACCAATACCGCCGGGCTGCAGTTGCTCCGGGACAAGGAGCCAGGGACCAGGGTCCAGGGATCAGGGCCCCGACCCCAGAACCCCGATCCCCATCTCCAGGGCATGGAGACGGACTGCAACGGTCGTCCAACCGGAGTGCTGCGCGGAGACGCCTACGAGAAGGCCTCCCGGGTATTCAAACACAGACTGTCACCGGTAACGGTTTGCGAGGCGCTCCGGCTAGCCGGCTTGGAGGCCGCGGCCGCAGGCGTCACCACAGTTGGCGCCTTAGTCGGTGTCGATGACACTACCGACGATGAATGGCGCGTGCTCCTCGATGGTCTCGCCGCGTCCGCAGTCAATGCGGTTCCCTATCTTCAGACCTGGGATCTCGAAGTCCCGCGCCGGTTTGGACTCAGGCAGGCCGGCGGGTGCCTGCTGATTGACGGCTCATTCGGGTCGCGCACGGCCGCGCTGGGCCAGGACTACTCGGACGCGCCGGGCAACAACGGCGCCAGCTATGTCACCGATGAAAAGCTTCTATCGTTTCTCCGCGGAGCCGCGGATGCGGGTCTGCAGACGGCGGTGCACGCGATTGGCGACCGCGCAGTGGAACAGGTTGTCCGCAGCCACGAGCGACTCGCCGAGGGCCGAGGGACGAAGGACGATGGACGAATGACGTATTCTAACCCGTTCCGCCATCGGCTTGAGCATGCGGAACTGCTGAACGACTCGCTGATTTCCCGAATCGCGGAGCTCAAGCTCGTGCTTGGAGTTCAGCCTGCATTCGAGAGAGAATGGGGCGGGCCGCAGAGAATGTACTCGCAGCGGCTCGGAGAACGCTGGCGCAGCACGAATCCGTATCGTAGCCTGCTCGAATCAGGCGTACGTCTTGCCGGCGGGTCTGACTACCCGATTACGCCGATTGCCCCGGTTGCAGGAATCCGGGCCACTTTGGAGCGCCCGAATCCGAGCGAGATCGTTAAAGGGGAAGAAGCGCTGGCGATGTTCACGTCAGCCGCAGCCTTTGCGCTGAACCGGGAGAGGTCTTGCGGCAGCATCGAGCCGGGCAAAGACGCAGACATCACCGTGCTGACTTCAGATCCACGTATGACTGCCGACTGCCGTCTGGTGGCGACCTTCCGGGCCGGCGTGTGCACGTACAAAAACGAATCCTTGGCCGATTACTTGAAACTGGAGGATTGA
- a CDS encoding prolyl oligopeptidase family serine peptidase translates to MRTRMLLLAVTLVASVLAGGLPKGIVCDADSDCFYVPASVAKAGGRVPTLLVLHCNGAVPKDLDTFRLVADSLGWVEATCHATRNHRSGDSNDVDIVHTIHKLLTRYPVDSNRLFVYGYSGQGVQALATMFRHPDLVRGVVAVCPHAAAVPLAVWDELQGHLAYLVTRKQDWNRADNETMYRLFNDNGVQTQLLTTPGEHGNGPATEVLAGCRWLKQALGTQTGN, encoded by the coding sequence ATGAGGACCAGGATGCTTTTGCTTGCGGTTACTCTTGTCGCTAGCGTGCTGGCGGGCGGCCTGCCCAAGGGCATCGTCTGCGACGCGGACTCGGATTGTTTCTACGTACCGGCCTCGGTGGCAAAGGCAGGTGGCCGGGTTCCGACACTGCTCGTGCTCCACTGCAACGGAGCGGTGCCGAAGGACCTCGACACGTTCCGGCTTGTGGCCGATTCACTGGGCTGGGTCGAGGCAACCTGCCATGCGACGCGCAACCACCGGAGCGGCGATTCCAATGATGTGGATATAGTGCACACCATCCACAAGCTGCTGACACGCTACCCGGTGGACTCGAACCGGCTCTTCGTCTACGGTTACTCCGGGCAGGGCGTTCAGGCGTTGGCTACCATGTTCCGTCATCCCGACCTTGTGCGCGGCGTTGTCGCCGTGTGTCCACACGCCGCGGCAGTGCCGCTTGCGGTCTGGGATGAGTTGCAGGGACACCTTGCGTACCTCGTGACCCGGAAGCAGGATTGGAATCGGGCAGACAACGAGACGATGTACCGGCTGTTCAATGACAACGGCGTCCAGACACAGCTTCTCACGACGCCCGGTGAACACGGCAACGGCCCCGCAACCGAGGTGCTTGCCGGCTGCCGCTGGCTGAAGCAGGCGCTGGGCACCCAGACAGGGAACTGA
- a CDS encoding LptF/LptG family permease, protein MKILQRYALRQFVPPFVLAILVLIFVLLMDRLFLLADMLVRKGVAVAVVSQVVVLSLPYVISICTPLGSLIGGVISYGRMAQDNEIRVIRAAGIRTARLFTPVALACLLLMVVMVGFNGYVLPESQHRVRNLLNDVARKRPAMRVREGVFMDDFPGYMIYIGSMDERRSTVKNVAIFETGKGKGTPGFVTAPQGNISYTADDAYMVMTLFDGEMHDLVDDGTYRRLSFQRHVINVAMDDDLVRRDREYRSDEEMLLSQLASTMKQGIGEVRDMQSKANEARTKATAGDQEKLKSEELNSRVKFKKMEIARHDVELQKRLSLAFSAFFFVFFGAPVGLLLRRGGVGTGFIFGLLFFAVFYILLLAGENGAESGKLSPFVGMWLPNIILVLPVTELFLRAFYERSILRFLGITRLRIRWPWLRRQPA, encoded by the coding sequence GTGAAGATACTTCAGCGCTACGCGCTGAGACAATTCGTTCCGCCGTTCGTCCTTGCCATCCTGGTTCTAATATTCGTGTTGTTGATGGACCGGCTGTTTCTGCTTGCCGACATGCTGGTGCGCAAGGGGGTGGCGGTTGCCGTCGTGTCACAGGTGGTGGTGCTTTCTCTGCCCTACGTAATCTCAATCTGCACGCCGCTCGGCAGCCTGATCGGGGGCGTGATTTCATACGGACGGATGGCGCAGGACAATGAGATCCGCGTGATCCGGGCGGCGGGCATCAGGACTGCACGGTTGTTTACGCCGGTCGCGCTTGCCTGTCTGTTGCTGATGGTGGTGATGGTCGGTTTCAACGGGTACGTCCTGCCCGAATCCCAGCACCGGGTGAGAAACCTGCTGAACGACGTGGCGCGGAAGCGTCCGGCGATGCGGGTCCGCGAGGGCGTGTTCATGGATGATTTTCCCGGTTACATGATATACATCGGGTCGATGGACGAGCGCCGCTCGACCGTGAAGAACGTGGCGATATTCGAGACCGGGAAAGGTAAGGGCACGCCCGGGTTCGTGACCGCGCCGCAGGGGAACATCTCGTACACGGCGGACGACGCGTACATGGTGATGACGTTGTTCGACGGCGAGATGCACGACCTGGTCGACGACGGCACCTATCGCCGGCTGTCGTTCCAGCGACACGTCATCAACGTCGCGATGGACGACGACCTGGTCAGGCGCGACCGGGAGTACCGAAGCGACGAGGAGATGCTGCTGTCGCAGCTCGCGTCCACGATGAAACAGGGCATCGGTGAAGTCAGGGACATGCAGAGCAAGGCGAACGAAGCCCGGACCAAGGCCACTGCCGGCGACCAGGAGAAGCTGAAGTCGGAGGAACTGAATTCCCGCGTCAAGTTCAAGAAGATGGAGATTGCGCGCCACGATGTGGAGCTGCAGAAGCGTCTGTCGCTCGCGTTCTCGGCTTTCTTCTTCGTCTTCTTCGGCGCGCCGGTCGGGCTCCTGCTGCGGCGGGGCGGAGTCGGCACCGGTTTCATCTTCGGGCTGCTGTTCTTCGCCGTCTTCTATATCCTGCTGCTGGCCGGGGAGAACGGCGCCGAGTCGGGCAAGCTGTCGCCGTTTGTCGGGATGTGGCTGCCGAACATCATCCTGGTGCTGCCGGTGACCGAGCTGTTCCTGCGCGCTTTCTACGAGCGGTCGATCCTCCGGTTCCTGGGAATCACCCGGCTTCGTATCCGATGGCCGTGGCTAAGGAGACAACCAGCCTGA
- a CDS encoding LptF/LptG family permease gives MKVIDRYLLKELVKFAIIACGSVVAIYLLIDLFGQLTYFTGHKTGLWLILVYYFYDLPAAISLLYPVSMVLAVFMVYGQLTRNRELNALESAGVSILRLSAPAIGLGLASVVIYLVANELITIPFNARLSDLRRFRIERRQSAQVQVQRRQNLYFVGEEGRVFYIRQLSSDGVMKDFSVCELGTDRKVRRRFDVDEAVWRDHAWYGRNVEERTFDAAGNEALVHHDSLKLDVIRETPADFASTPRPVEETSTRALVSYIGRMKRAGENVAAEEVEYHYRFSYSLIGLVVVLIGFPLSVRLRRRSVMFGLGLGLLLSFLFWGAIQTSRAFGTSHVISAALCAWLPNIVFGTAALGLVLSVDK, from the coding sequence ATGAAGGTCATCGACCGGTACCTGCTCAAGGAGTTGGTGAAGTTCGCCATCATTGCGTGCGGGAGCGTGGTGGCCATCTACCTGCTGATTGACCTCTTCGGGCAGTTGACCTACTTCACCGGTCATAAGACCGGTCTGTGGCTGATACTCGTTTACTACTTCTATGACCTTCCGGCCGCGATAAGCCTGCTCTACCCGGTGAGCATGGTGCTGGCGGTATTCATGGTCTACGGCCAGTTGACGCGCAATCGGGAACTGAACGCACTGGAGAGCGCCGGGGTCTCGATTCTCCGGTTGTCCGCGCCGGCCATCGGTCTGGGCCTGGCATCGGTAGTAATCTACCTGGTTGCCAACGAGCTGATTACGATCCCGTTCAATGCGCGGCTGTCCGATCTGCGCCGATTCAGGATTGAGCGCCGGCAGTCGGCGCAGGTACAGGTGCAGAGGCGGCAGAACCTCTACTTTGTCGGCGAAGAGGGCCGGGTTTTCTACATCAGGCAGTTGTCGTCGGACGGCGTGATGAAGGACTTCAGCGTCTGCGAACTGGGGACCGACCGGAAGGTGAGGCGGCGCTTCGACGTCGATGAGGCCGTCTGGCGCGACCATGCGTGGTATGGGCGGAACGTCGAGGAGCGGACGTTCGACGCCGCCGGGAATGAGGCGCTGGTCCACCATGACAGTCTCAAGCTTGATGTCATCCGTGAAACGCCGGCCGACTTTGCCAGCACTCCGAGGCCGGTAGAGGAGACGTCGACCCGCGCGCTGGTCAGCTATATCGGCCGGATGAAGCGGGCCGGAGAGAACGTCGCCGCGGAGGAAGTGGAGTACCATTACCGGTTCTCGTACTCGCTCATTGGGCTCGTGGTCGTGCTGATCGGGTTTCCCCTGTCCGTTCGCCTCCGGCGCAGAAGCGTCATGTTCGGGCTTGGCCTCGGGCTCCTGCTCTCGTTTCTCTTCTGGGGGGCGATTCAGACCAGCCGGGCGTTCGGCACGTCGCACGTCATCAGTGCCGCCCTTTGCGCGTGGCTGCCCAATATTGTATTCGGCACCGCCGCGCTGGGGCTGGTGCTAAGCGTTGACAAGTGA
- the polX gene encoding DNA polymerase/3'-5' exonuclease PolX → MKNQELARKLDRIADALELKGETGFRVLAYRKAARALTDLGADIETLDAEGKLEEVPGIGTGIAKKIREYLSTGRMQMYDEAIAGLPPGLFDILDIQGVGPKTVKQVYERLGVTTPAELKQAIESGRFAELPGMGDKKGENILQSMRTEELTGERMLLDEAFELADSVVNHMKQCRGVRHIAYGGSLRRGRETIGDIDILATGTPSDRIIRHFTAHPQVQKVLAAGDTKASALFESRGRARQADLRVLADAEYGAALQYFTGSKDHNVELRALAQKQGLKLSEYGLFRGSKRVAGKSEAEVYAALGLPYIEPELRENRGELQAAVEGLLPTLVSGDDIKADLHIHTSASDGSAGFDEMVDACRKRGYTHIAITDHSTSAGYAGGLNPDALQRHCDRVDEFNSMSRGLKVLKSSEVDIRTDGSMDYPDNVLARLDLVIGSIHQGFKKDVTKRMCAALAHPLVHLIAHPTGRIIGRREGYEVDVEQVIECAAKHHKVLEINAFYGRLDLNDAWARRAMQAGVKLAVNTDAHAPADLDWMRYGVITARRAWLTRNDVINCLSYAGLTKLLGATRAGRAG, encoded by the coding sequence GTGAAGAACCAGGAACTGGCCCGGAAGCTCGACCGCATCGCCGATGCGCTTGAGCTGAAAGGCGAGACTGGCTTCCGGGTCCTTGCCTACCGCAAAGCGGCACGCGCCCTGACCGACCTGGGTGCGGATATCGAAACACTGGATGCCGAAGGCAAGCTGGAGGAAGTGCCAGGCATCGGCACCGGTATCGCGAAGAAGATCCGCGAGTATCTGTCAACCGGTCGGATGCAGATGTACGACGAGGCAATCGCCGGCCTGCCGCCAGGTCTATTCGACATCCTGGACATCCAAGGAGTAGGCCCGAAGACCGTTAAGCAGGTATACGAGAGACTCGGCGTGACGACCCCGGCTGAGCTCAAGCAGGCGATCGAGAGCGGCCGGTTTGCCGAGCTTCCCGGGATGGGCGATAAGAAGGGCGAGAACATCCTTCAGAGCATGCGCACCGAAGAGCTGACCGGCGAACGTATGCTGCTGGACGAGGCGTTCGAACTGGCCGATTCAGTCGTGAACCACATGAAACAGTGCCGCGGTGTCCGTCACATTGCCTACGGCGGGTCGCTCCGGAGGGGCAGGGAAACGATCGGCGACATCGATATCCTCGCCACGGGCACGCCTTCGGACAGGATCATCAGGCACTTCACCGCGCACCCGCAAGTGCAGAAGGTGCTTGCGGCGGGTGACACCAAGGCATCGGCTCTGTTCGAGAGTCGCGGACGAGCAAGACAGGCAGACTTGCGGGTGCTGGCTGATGCCGAATACGGAGCCGCCCTGCAGTATTTCACCGGCTCAAAGGACCACAACGTCGAACTGCGTGCCCTTGCCCAGAAGCAGGGCCTGAAGCTGTCCGAATACGGCCTCTTTCGCGGCAGTAAACGAGTCGCGGGTAAGTCCGAAGCCGAGGTCTACGCCGCGCTCGGTCTCCCCTACATCGAACCGGAGTTGCGCGAGAACCGTGGCGAACTGCAGGCGGCAGTCGAAGGGTTACTTCCCACGCTGGTATCCGGGGACGACATCAAGGCGGACCTGCATATCCATACCTCCGCCTCCGACGGGTCAGCGGGCTTCGATGAGATGGTCGACGCTTGCAGGAAACGAGGCTACACTCACATCGCCATCACCGACCATTCCACGTCGGCCGGCTATGCCGGCGGCCTGAACCCGGATGCGCTGCAGCGTCACTGCGACCGCGTGGATGAGTTCAACTCGATGTCCCGAGGCCTCAAGGTGCTCAAGTCGTCCGAGGTGGATATCAGAACCGATGGCTCAATGGATTATCCGGACAACGTGCTGGCACGGCTGGACCTCGTAATCGGCTCGATTCACCAGGGTTTCAAGAAGGACGTCACCAAGCGGATGTGCGCGGCGCTGGCTCACCCGCTTGTGCACCTGATCGCGCACCCCACCGGAAGGATCATCGGCCGTCGCGAAGGCTACGAAGTCGATGTCGAACAGGTGATAGAATGTGCGGCAAAGCACCACAAGGTGCTGGAAATCAATGCTTTCTACGGACGCCTCGACCTGAATGACGCCTGGGCGCGCCGGGCGATGCAGGCCGGAGTCAAGCTTGCCGTCAACACGGACGCGCACGCTCCCGCCGACTTGGATTGGATGCGATACGGCGTGATAACGGCTCGCCGGGCCTGGCTGACCAGAAACGACGTCATCAACTGCCTCAGCTACGCCGGATTGACGAAGCTGCTCGGCGCGACCCGCGCCGGTCGAGCCGGCTAG